The following coding sequences lie in one Arachis ipaensis cultivar K30076 chromosome B05, Araip1.1, whole genome shotgun sequence genomic window:
- the LOC107642678 gene encoding inactive LRR receptor-like serine/threonine-protein kinase BIR2: MDVAFGAAVVLVALAVMMRSCESDPNDEACLRHLAKSLEDPNRSLQNWIEKNLEKPCNDSLSNLQGATCNNGRILRLSLNNLSLRGTISPFLSNCTYLQSLDLSSNALTGPIPPDIQSLVNLAVLNLSSNQLQGQIPPQLTMCAYLNVIDLHDNLLTGPIPQQLGLLVRLSTFDVSNNRLSGPIPPSLSNRTGTLPRFNATSFLGNKDLYGYPLPPIKTRGLSVLAIVGIGLGSGLASLVLSFTGVCIWLKVTEHKMALDEGKISQLMPDY; encoded by the coding sequence ATGGATGTAGCATTCGGGGCGGCGGTGGTGTTGGTGGCACTAGCAGTGATGATGAGAAGCTGCGAGTCAGATCCAAACGACGAGGCGTGCCTGAGGCACCTAGCGAAGTCGTTAGAGGATCCAAACAGGTCCCTACAGAATTGGATAGAAAAGAATCTGGAAAAACCCTGCAACGACTCACTATCCAACCTGCAAGGGGCAACCTGCAACAACGGCCGCATCTTGAGGCTCTCCCTCAACAACCTCTCTCTCAGAGGAACCATCTCTCCCTTCCTCTCCAACTGCACCTACCTCCAATCACTCGACCTCTCCTCCAACGCCCTCACCGGACCCATCCCTCCCGACATCCAGTCCCTCGTCAACCTCGCCGTCCTCAACCTCTCTTCTAACCAACTCCAGGGCCAGATCCCGCCACAGCTCACAATGTGCGCCTACCTCAACGTCATTGACCTCCATGATAACCTCCTCACTGGTCCCATTCCCCAGCAATTGGGCCTCCTCGTCAGGCTCTCCACCTTCGATGTCTCTAATAACAGGCTTTCCGGTCCCATACCGCCTTCTTTGTCCAACCGGACCGGCACTCTGCCCCGCTTCAACGCTACCTCCTTCTTGGGGAACAAGGATCTCTACGGCTACCCTCTTCCGCCCATCAAGACCAGGGGTCTGTCTGTTTTGGCCATTGTTGGGATCGGGCTCGGGAGTGGCCTTGCCAGCCTCGTCCTCAGCTTCACTGGGGTTTGCATATGGTTGAAAGTCACGGAGCACAAGATGGCTCTCGATGAAGGCAAAATCAGTCAGCTCATGCCTGATTATTGA